In a single window of the Bacillus clarus genome:
- a CDS encoding ABC transporter ATP-binding protein, whose product MKSFRKLLQYLKPYMFFAIIGPLFMVLEVAMDLIQPTIMQHIIDVGIAKQDFNYVIKMGLLMIGAAALGLIGGLGCMMYSTKAAVNFATDIRKDVFTKIETFSSKNRDSFGTGKLLTIVTNDITSIQSAMTMTMTLRVLVRGPLLFIGSIIIVFVTARDLFPILLVVVPILLVAIVLIASQASGSFKRVQEALDKVNTKLQENLSGVRVIKAYVRQKYEISQFEKVNKSLTGINIRAIQIISLMMPIIMLVVNGGIVATLWIGGEKVFNGTLQVGAILAFINYLNIILMSLMSISMVFIQVARAFPSADRVQQVLHTEVDIITEGDAYEPEQVNGNVEFKHVSYSYTKNNEYVLKDISFTVRKGEKIGIIGSTGSGKSTLAKLLPRLYDVDQGEICIDGVNVKTYDLQKLRASIGFVPQKALLFSGSIEENLRYGKEEAEYGELEMASASACAAEFINKFEDTYQYNLTQGATNLSGGQKQRLSIARALVRKPSILVLDDSTSAVDAKSEAVIQEALREEYNGTTTFLIASKIASIIDADKILVLDNGELVGNGTHEALLVTCEVYQEIYLSQGGNPQREGGKGRA is encoded by the coding sequence ATGAAATCATTTCGTAAATTATTACAGTATTTAAAACCATACATGTTCTTCGCTATTATTGGACCGTTATTTATGGTACTTGAGGTTGCGATGGACTTAATTCAACCGACAATTATGCAACACATTATTGATGTTGGAATTGCAAAGCAAGATTTTAATTACGTAATAAAAATGGGGCTTCTTATGATAGGAGCAGCAGCGCTTGGATTAATTGGTGGCCTTGGGTGTATGATGTACTCTACAAAAGCAGCAGTTAATTTCGCTACAGATATAAGAAAAGACGTATTTACAAAAATTGAGACATTCTCTAGTAAAAACCGCGATTCATTTGGAACAGGTAAATTATTAACAATTGTGACAAATGATATTACATCTATTCAATCTGCGATGACGATGACGATGACGTTACGTGTACTTGTGCGAGGGCCTTTATTATTTATAGGGAGTATTATTATTGTTTTTGTAACCGCGAGAGACTTATTTCCTATTTTACTTGTAGTAGTTCCTATTTTATTAGTTGCGATTGTACTTATTGCTAGTCAAGCGAGCGGTTCATTTAAACGAGTGCAAGAAGCATTAGATAAAGTAAACACAAAGTTACAAGAAAATTTGTCCGGTGTACGTGTTATAAAAGCATATGTAAGACAAAAATATGAAATTTCCCAGTTTGAGAAAGTTAATAAAAGTTTAACGGGAATTAATATTCGTGCTATACAAATTATTTCATTGATGATGCCAATTATTATGCTAGTTGTAAATGGCGGCATTGTAGCAACTTTGTGGATTGGTGGCGAGAAAGTTTTTAATGGTACGCTCCAAGTAGGAGCTATCTTAGCTTTTATTAACTATTTAAATATCATTTTAATGTCACTAATGTCTATCAGTATGGTATTTATTCAAGTTGCTCGTGCTTTTCCATCAGCTGATCGTGTACAACAAGTCTTACATACTGAAGTGGATATTATAACTGAAGGTGACGCATATGAACCGGAACAAGTGAATGGTAATGTAGAGTTTAAACATGTTAGCTATAGTTATACGAAAAATAATGAATATGTTCTAAAAGATATTTCATTTACCGTACGTAAAGGTGAAAAAATAGGGATTATTGGGTCTACTGGAAGTGGTAAATCTACATTGGCAAAATTATTACCACGACTTTACGATGTTGATCAAGGGGAAATATGTATAGATGGCGTAAATGTGAAAACGTATGATTTGCAAAAACTACGTGCTTCAATTGGCTTCGTTCCACAAAAAGCCCTGCTCTTTTCAGGAAGTATTGAAGAAAATTTACGTTATGGTAAAGAAGAGGCGGAGTATGGTGAATTAGAAATGGCATCTGCATCTGCTTGTGCTGCAGAATTTATTAACAAATTTGAAGATACATATCAATATAACTTAACGCAAGGTGCAACAAATCTATCTGGTGGTCAAAAACAACGTCTGTCTATTGCAAGAGCTCTTGTAAGAAAACCGTCTATTCTTGTATTAGACGATTCTACATCAGCAGTTGATGCGAAGTCTGAAGCGGTAATACAAGAAGCATTAAGAGAAGAATATAATGGCACGACGACATTTTTAATCGCATCAAAAATAGCATCTATTATAGATGCTGATAAAATTCTCGTTTTGGATAACGGTGAATTAGTTGGAAATGGTACGCATGAAGCTTTATTGGTAACTTGTGAAGTGTATCAGGAAATTTATCTTTCCCAAGGTGGTAACCCGCAGCGAGAAGGGGGCAAAGGGCGTGCGTAA
- a CDS encoding ABC transporter ATP-binding protein, which yields MRNFQGQFGNKGGRNNPKMRKAKNTKGTIMRVWNYMGYQKASLMFVIILVFITTLLGLLGPYYMGVIIDEYIVPKDLSGTARMCMLLIAIYGITIFLTWLQTFVMINVALKTIQKIRQDIFGKIQTLSLRFFDVRSQGDLMSRVTNDIDNLNQALTQSVVQIISSALTFIGVTIAMFSLDWILAIVTLITVPIMFFVTKKLVAYSGKNFAKRQKDLGELNGFIEEAITGADVTTLYGKEKETVNKFNIINEQLRISATKSDTFSAFIFPSMNFINNLGMGLVIGAGAIMVLNGMTTVGVIAAFINYSRQFSRPLSQFATLMNTIQAAVAGGERVFEIMDEVPEIQNKKDALVVKKLQGNVALENVSFGYVENKKILKDVSLRATSGETIALVGPTGSGKTTIINLLTRFYDIQKGQINIDGKDIKEYDISSLRSKIGVVLQDTYLFAGTIMDNIRYGRLDANDAEVVAAAKAASAHSFIKHLPNQYETEIASEGSNLSQGQKQLLAIARAILADADILILDEATSNIDTRTELQIQAGLNNLMRGRTSFVIAHRLKTIEKADQILVIKDGSIFESGNHESLMGKKGFYFDLYTSQFKI from the coding sequence GTGCGTAATTTTCAAGGACAGTTTGGAAATAAAGGTGGACGTAACAATCCGAAGATGCGAAAAGCGAAGAATACGAAAGGAACCATAATGCGAGTATGGAACTACATGGGGTACCAAAAAGCATCTCTTATGTTCGTTATTATTCTTGTATTTATCACGACATTGCTCGGTTTACTGGGGCCATATTATATGGGAGTCATTATTGATGAATACATCGTACCAAAGGATTTAAGTGGAACAGCAAGAATGTGTATGCTCCTCATTGCGATATATGGTATAACAATATTTTTAACATGGCTACAAACATTTGTAATGATTAACGTTGCGTTAAAGACGATACAAAAAATACGACAAGATATTTTTGGGAAAATCCAAACCCTTTCTCTACGATTCTTTGATGTACGTTCCCAAGGGGATTTAATGAGTCGAGTTACAAATGATATTGACAATTTAAATCAAGCGTTAACGCAAAGTGTAGTGCAAATTATTTCATCTGCATTAACATTTATAGGTGTAACAATTGCGATGTTTTCACTAGATTGGATTTTAGCAATTGTGACTTTAATTACAGTACCTATTATGTTTTTCGTTACAAAAAAACTAGTTGCTTATAGTGGTAAAAACTTTGCGAAGCGTCAAAAAGATTTAGGAGAATTGAATGGTTTTATTGAAGAGGCAATTACGGGAGCAGACGTTACTACTTTATATGGAAAAGAAAAAGAAACAGTAAATAAATTCAATATAATTAATGAACAACTTAGAATTTCTGCTACAAAATCTGATACGTTTTCGGCATTCATTTTTCCAAGCATGAACTTTATAAATAACTTAGGAATGGGGCTTGTTATCGGAGCAGGGGCGATTATGGTGTTGAATGGGATGACAACAGTTGGTGTTATCGCAGCGTTTATTAACTATTCTCGTCAATTTTCCAGACCACTTAGTCAATTTGCTACTTTAATGAATACGATTCAAGCTGCAGTTGCTGGGGGAGAACGTGTCTTTGAAATTATGGATGAAGTACCAGAAATTCAAAATAAAAAAGACGCATTGGTTGTAAAAAAATTGCAAGGGAACGTTGCGCTTGAGAATGTTTCATTTGGATATGTGGAAAATAAAAAGATTTTAAAAGATGTGAGTCTACGAGCAACTTCTGGGGAGACAATTGCTTTAGTTGGTCCAACTGGATCAGGAAAAACAACGATCATTAATTTGTTAACGCGCTTTTACGATATTCAAAAAGGACAAATAAATATTGATGGAAAAGATATAAAGGAATATGATATTAGTTCTTTACGAAGTAAAATAGGAGTTGTTTTGCAAGATACGTATTTATTTGCGGGGACAATCATGGATAATATTCGATATGGGCGTTTAGATGCAAATGATGCAGAGGTAGTTGCAGCGGCTAAAGCAGCTTCAGCACATTCTTTTATTAAGCATCTACCGAATCAATATGAAACGGAAATTGCTTCAGAGGGGTCAAATTTAAGTCAAGGGCAAAAACAACTTCTTGCGATTGCACGAGCAATTTTAGCTGATGCAGATATATTAATTCTCGATGAAGCAACATCCAATATTGATACGAGAACAGAATTGCAAATCCAAGCCGGATTAAATAATTTAATGAGAGGGCGAACAAGCTTTGTTATCGCTCATCGACTCAAAACGATTGAAAAGGCAGATCAAATACTTGTTATTAAAGATGGTAGTATTTTTGAAAGCGGGAATCATGAATCTCTTATGGGAAAGAAAGGATTCTATTTCGATTTGTATACAAGTCAGTTTAAAATTTAA
- a CDS encoding tyrosine-type recombinase/integrase, with the protein MRFHDLRHTHATLLLKQGVHPKIVSERLGHKDVFMTLNRYSHVLQRMQADAVKTFSEKLFG; encoded by the coding sequence ATTAGATTTCATGATTTACGTCATACTCATGCAACGCTACTCTTAAAACAAGGAGTACACCCGAAGATTGTAAGTGAACGCTTGGGCCATAAGGATGTTTTCATGACTTTGAATCGATACTCGCACGTTTTGCAGCGAATGCAAGCGGATGCTGTTAAAACATTTAGTGAAAAACTATTTGGATAG
- a CDS encoding helix-turn-helix domain-containing protein has product MRILVQAFVCNAQPVKKLRRLGRYFDTDSKKTGGVKKMIPAGLTADRVRELNELGFPDYKIGPMFGRSGSYISKLKRYWKQGG; this is encoded by the coding sequence ATGAGAATTTTAGTACAGGCATTTGTATGCAATGCCCAACCGGTAAAGAAGTTACGCCGGTTGGGAAGATACTTTGATACGGATTCAAAGAAAACTGGTGGAGTAAAAAAGATGATTCCAGCAGGGTTAACAGCCGATCGTGTACGTGAATTAAACGAGTTAGGTTTCCCTGATTATAAGATTGGTCCAATGTTTGGTCGTTCTGGTAGTTATATTTCTAAGTTAAAACGATATTGGAAACAAGGGGGATAA
- a CDS encoding FtsB family cell division protein codes for MGSVPKLSIQQSTIKQQLNPNSYQNKNKKLRRRLLLALAFMLPLILSAQYSIYQQQKMIKEKQILISKEKHRLSSLKKVGQSLEKDIKTLTESEEGILKFARKLYGFSKPDETIFQIIE; via the coding sequence ATGGGTAGTGTTCCTAAACTATCAATACAACAATCAACAATTAAACAACAATTGAATCCTAATTCATACCAAAACAAGAACAAAAAACTAAGACGTCGGCTTTTATTAGCTTTAGCTTTTATGTTGCCTCTAATTTTGTCTGCTCAATATTCCATTTATCAGCAACAAAAAATGATTAAAGAAAAACAAATCCTAATAAGTAAGGAAAAACATAGATTATCTTCTTTAAAGAAGGTTGGACAGTCTCTCGAGAAAGATATTAAGACTTTAACAGAAAGCGAAGAAGGTATTTTAAAATTCGCAAGGAAATTATATGGATTTTCTAAGCCAGATGAAACTATATTTCAGATAATTGAATAG